A single genomic interval of Oenanthe melanoleuca isolate GR-GAL-2019-014 chromosome 13, OMel1.0, whole genome shotgun sequence harbors:
- the C13H5orf15 gene encoding keratinocyte-associated transmembrane protein 2, whose protein sequence is MAAAGGERRGPAGRALCLLLLCGWALAARGQDSPGPVKADMLTRNISSTSENETLSRSQNLTDSLQSLTSARKEAFPTTAKINSMVAGQPLTPNGDSLSPVVPASPVSQVDVDASEDTKIEEEDLLTDLKDTLSNSPPIIKEAMESDGDDYAYEMTPNSRYNPDLLEMPEDDNSDTISNYNEEIKTLDEKIKAVSISGLDEEEDSHFFFHLVVVAFLVAVVYVTYHNKRKIFLLVQSRRWRDGLCSRTVEYHRLDQNVNEAMPSLKITNDYVF, encoded by the exons atggcggcggccggcggcgagcggcgggggccggcggggcgcgccctgtgcttgctgctgctctgcggCTGGGCGCTGGCGGCCCGCGGGCAGGATTCCCCCG GTCCTGTGAAAGCAGATATGCttacaagaaatatttcttctacAAGTGAGAATGAAACACTGAGTAGATCCCAAAATTTGACAGACAGCTTGCAGAGTTTAACCTCAGCAAGAAAGGAGGCATTCCCAACAACAGCCAAAATCAATTCGATGGTGGCAGGACAGCCACTTACACCCAATGGTGACTCTTTGTCACCTGTTGTCCCTGCTAGTCCAGTATCACAGGTGGATGTTGATGCTTCTGAAGATACTAAAATTGAGGAAGAAGATCTTCTAACAGATTTGAAAGACACACTAAGTAATTCCCCACCCATCATAAAAGAAGCTATGGAGTCAGATGGAGATGACTATGCGTACGAAATGACACCGAATTCCAGATATAATCCAGACCTTCTAGAGATGCCAGAAGATGACAACTCTGACACCATCAGTAATTACAATGAGGAGATCAAGACCCTTGATGAGAAGATAAAAGCTGTTTCTATCTCAGGGTTGGATGAAGAAGAAGACAGCCACTTCTTTTTTCATCTGGTTGTAGTTGCCTTCTTAGTAGCTGTTGTTTATGTCACCTATCACAATAAGAGGAAG ATCTTCTTACTGGTGCAGAGCCGAAGGTggagggatgggctgtgctccaggacagTGGAATATCATCGCTTAGATCAAAACGTCAACGAAGCGATGCCTTCCCTGAAAATAACCAATGACTACGTCTTCTGA